The genomic interval ATTAGATATTCTTTTTCATAATCATGAAATGAATCTACGATTTCGTCTGCGAAACGAACAAATCCGTAAATGCTGTAAATCGCATCTCGAATACTCGGCGAAAGCATTTTTACTGCAAGTGAAAAAGAAGTACTGTAGCTTTTAGTTACTAATTTGCTGCAATTGAAAGAAACGGCGTCGAATAGTGATTTCATTTTTTAAGATCTTAAAGATTTTTGAATTAATTCAGCTGCTAGTTTTCCTGAAATTAAAGCAGGCGGAACACCTGGTCCAGGAACCGTTAATTGTCCTGTAAAAAACAGATTCTTGACTTTTTTGCTTTTTAATTTTGGTCTTAAAAAAGCCGTTTGCAATAATGTATTCGCCATTCCGTAAGCATTTCCTTTGTAGGCATTATAGTCTGTCACAAAATCATTTTTGCAGAATGTTCTCTTAAAGATAATGTTATTTTTTATTTTTTGTTGTGTAAGTTGCTCAAAACGAGTAATTATCTTTTCGAAATACTCTTCTCGTATTGTTTCGTTATCTTCAATTCCAGGCGCAAGCGGAATTAAGAAAAATCCAGATTCCATTCCGTCTGGAGCTGCCGTTTTATCTGTTTTCGACGGAAAATTGGCATAGAATAAAGGAGCTTCAGGCCATTTCGGATTATCATAAATATCAACAGCATGCTGATTAAAATCGACATCAAAAAATAAGGCATGATGCGAAACGTTTTCTACTTTTTTATCAAAACCGACAAAAAATAGGAGAGAGGAAGGAGCAAAAGTTCTGCTTTCCCAATATTTTTCAGCATACATTCGATGCTCTTTTTCAAGCAAAGTTTCAGAATGCTGATAATCGGCACCACTTAAAACAATGTCTGCTTTTATGGTTTCACCGTTAATAACAATTCCTTTTGCGGTTTTGTTCTCAACAATTATTTTTTCAATTAACGAATTGGTTTTAATTGTTACGCCAAGTTCTAAAGCTAATTTTTCGATTCCTCGAACAACATCAAACATTCCAGTTTTCGGATGCCAAGTTCCTAAACCAAAATCGGCATAATTCATAAAATTATAAAAAGAAGGAGTTTTGTTTGGTTTTGCGCCAAGAAATAAAACGGGAAATTCTAAAATCTGAATCAAGCGTTCGTTTTTGAAATTCTTACGTATATCTGAACTAACATTGCTAAAAAACTGATTGAGTTTTAAGGCTGTTTCTTTTGTAACTAATTCGAGAGGAGAAACTCCAGGACGATATACCAAATCTTTAATCGCAATATCATAATTGCTTTTGGCTTGATCGATAAAGTCTTGCAGTTTTTGACCGCTTCCTTTTTCGATGGTTTCAAATGTAAATTTTATTTCTTCCAGATTATCGTAGATGCTAATAAAATCATTAATTCCAAAATATACTCTGTAAGCTGGATTTAATTTTATAAGCTCGTAATAATCAGAAGTTTTTTTGTTGAAGTCCTGAAAAAAACGTTCGAAAACATCTGGCATCCAGTACCAGCTTGGTCCCATGTCAAAAGTAAAACCATCTTTTTTGAATTGTCTTGCACGGCCACCGATTGTTGGATTTTTTTCGTAGATAGTAACATCGTTTCCTTGTTTAGCAAGGTAACACGCGGCTGCTAAAGAAGAGAAGCCAGAACCTATTATTTGGATAGTTTTTCTCATTTGTTTAACAAATATAAGAAAAACTTAAACAAAATAAAATTAGATCATGTTAATAGTTTCTTCCATCGAATCGAAAATTCGAATTCTTTCGTTTAGAGCTTTTTGGTCAATATGCTCAACCATTTGTCCCATAAGCCAGATTTCATTATTTTTTTGCAATAATTTCTGTCCCATCGATTTTACATATTGGTTGATTACGCTTCTGTCTGGCTGAATTGTCATGAAAGAAACAAACGTGATGTTTTCAAAATGTCTTGTTAAATCCTGTAAATTCTCAATTGGCATGCTTTCTCCCAAGTAAATGGTTTTGTATCCTTTGTCAAGAATTTCATATTGTAAGTACAATAATCCAATTTGGTGAATTTCGTTTAGGGGAAGTGATAATACAAAAATGCGATCTGTTTTGGTTGGCTTTCTAATCTGAAGAGCTTCTGTATAAATTAGGATTTTTTGTTTAATCAAATGACTCATAAAATGTTCATTTGCCGGCGTAATTGTCTCCGATTGCCAAAGTAATCCAAGTTCTTTTAAAAGAGGCAAAAAATGTTCTTTAAAAACTTCTTTAAAAGTCTTTTCAGAAATAAGCCAGTCAAAAGTGTTGAAGAATAATTCTTGGTCAAAATTCATCATCGCCATTTTAAAAGAGGTGATGGCGTAGTTTTGCGAATTCTTTTTAGAAATTATTTCACGTACTAATTGCGGTATTTTTTCTTCTGGATAAGTCGCTATTTTGGAAATCTTATATCCATATTCATGCAACAATGTAATATTTAAAAGTTTCTGTAGATTCTGAAGATTATAGAATCGGATATTAGTATCAGTACGCATCGGCTCAAGAACATTATATCTCTTTTCCCAGATGCGAATGGTATGTGCTTTAATTCCAGATAAGTTCTCCAGATCTTTAATACTGAAAACAGTTTTAATATTGTTTATCATTTTTTGCAATTAAGGTCAACAAATGTAAAACAAAATCTGAGATGTAACCTTAAAACTACATTAAAAAGATAGAGATTTGGTGGTTTTGGTATTTAAAATATATTTTTAAGATAAAAAAAGTATATATTTTTTTAGGAAAATTATTACTTTGATAAAAAAGCAAAACAGCCTGTAAGAATTAAATTTATACAGACTGTTTTTTATTTGTAATTAATTGCAATTATTTGCAAAAAGTAGCTTTGTTTTTAATAGCACTTTGACTGCCTAATTCTATTGCTTTTGTAAAATCTTTGCAAGCATTTTTTTGTCACCGTTGTCGTTATATGCTAAACCTCTTAAATTGTAAGCGATATAATCTTTCGGATTTAAACCTAAAGATGCTGTGCAATCTTCAATCGCTCCTTGATAGTTTTTCAGTTTGTAATAAACATTGGCTCTGCCCGTAAAAGCATCAGAATTCATGTTATCCAATTCGATGGTTTTGCTAAAATCGGCTTGAGCTCCTTTTAAATCATTTAGCTTGTATTTGGCAACGCCACGATTTTGGTAGGCTTCGACAAATTTAGAATTCATACTGATAGCTTTGGTATAATCGGCTATAGCGCCTTTAGTATTTCCAGCTTCAGCTTTTTTCATGGCCCTATCAAAATAGCCAGTTGCAGATTGTGCCCAGATAGAACACGTAAGCATCATTAGAGATGCCAGTAGGTTTTTCATAAACTAATTTGGGATTAGTGATTAATTATTTCCAAACGAATTTAAGAAAGTTTTGTTTTGTAAGAGAATTTCTTTTTTAAATAATGGTTAGAAAATTGGCAATATTACGAGTAAAAAGAATTGGATTTTAATGTTTGATGTTCGTTAATTCTCATAACTTCTAAATTTAGAATAAAATTATTAGCATATTGTTGTCAAGTATATTATATTTGCGACAACAATATAATTTTAAATAAAATGAGAGAATTAACATTTGCATCACTACAAGTGAATGATTTGGAAGCATCGAAAGACTTCTATGAAAAAAAGTTAGGATTTGAAATTGGAAATACTAATCCGCAAGCCTGTGTTTTTAAATACAATGAAGGACAAGCAAGTTTTGCTATTCGTACACCTTTAGAATCAATTGAAGGAAGGGAATTAGGTGTTGGCGTAGCAATTTGGTTTGCTGTTAACGATAATGTAGACGATTTGAAGGAAAAATTTATTGCTAATGGCGTAACTACAGCTGGTCAGATTATTGAAACACCCTTTGGAAGGGCATTTCATGTGCTGGATATTGATGGTTATAAGCTTACTTTTTTAGAGGCAAAATAGAGCTAAATTATTTAGTAGTTTTATAGATAAAACAATTTTTTATTCAGTTTCTTAAAGATTTAGATGATTATCTTTGAGACTTAAAATCTCAATTTTGATTCAACATCAAAACAAATGTTTTTATATTATGTCTAAAGAAATTAATTTCCATTTTAAAAGTCCAGAAGAGAGCCCAGGATATTTACTTGGGCAACTAACAATGTTTTGGCAGCGTAAGCAAAAAAGAGTTTTAGATCCATTAGATTTAACTCAAACGCAATTCGTTTTGTTGGCTGCTTTGGGTTGGCTTTCTAAAAAAAGCAATTCTGTAACGCAGATTGATATTGCTAATCAAAGTAATTCTGATAGGATGATGGTGTCAAAAGTATTGCGAACATTGGAGCAAAAAGGTTTTGTAACAAGGCAAGAACATAAAACAGATACTAGAGCGAAAACTATTCGATTGACCGATGCAGGAGAAATGGTTTTGCAAAAAGCAATTGTTGAAGTCGAAAATGCCGATTTGGATTTCTTTTCTGCGTTAGAAGAGAATCTTTCTTCGTTCAATTGTAATATGGTAAAACTTATTGATAGAAATAGGATTGAATAAAAAGCATAAAAAAAGCCTGCAACTTGCAGGCTTTTTTTTTTAAGTGGTAATAATTATTTGTGACCCGACTGGGGCTCGAACCCAGGACCCCATCATTAAAAGTGATGTGCTCTACCGACTGAGCTATCGAGTCTTCATTTCTTCAATGAGGGTGCAAATATAAGGACTTTATTTAGCTTGTAGCCTCTTTTTTCAAATGATTTTTGCAATAAATTGAAAGAAAAATGATAAAGGTCTATATCACAACGTAATAAGTGTTTTTGTTTTTGTGCGAAAAATCCAAAGTAAGTACTGGAAGATTTAGAATTTAAAGAATACTATCCAATAAATACCTCTATTTTTGATCAATTGTGAAAGAAAATGCTTGAAGTTCGAGAGGTAAAAATTTTTAAAACATTAAAAAAAAGCCTGCAAAATATACACTTTGCAGGCTTTTAAATTTTATAGTGACCATGGAGGGATTTGAACCCTCACGCCCTTGCGAGCACCACCCCCTCAAGATGGCGAGTCTACCGTTTCTCCACATGGCCGAAAATAAAAAAAGGTCAAGTAATTAAATTACTCGACCTTTTTGTGACCCGACTGGGGCTCGAACCCAGGACCCCATCATTAAAAGTGATGTGCTCTACCGACTGAGCTATCGAGTCATTGCTTTCAAGAAATTTAATTTGTTAATCACAAAATTTGTGACCCGACTGGGGCTCGAACCCAGGACCCCATCATTAAAAGTGATGTGCTCTACCGACTGAGCTATCGAGTCATTTAATTTCTTGAATGCGGGTGCAAATATAAGGAGTTTTTTTTGAAGTTTCCAAGCAATTTTATCATAAATTTGTCTTTTTTTTGGAAAAATCTCCAATTGCTTAGTTTATAAGGTTTTATTAATATGAGAAAAATTGTCTTGTTAGGTTATATGGGTTGCGGAAAGTCTACAATCGCCCAAAATTTGTCAAAAATTACCAAAATTCCGTTTTTAGATTTGGATCATTGCATCGAAAAAAGAGCAAATTTATCTATAAATGAGATTTTTTCTCAACATGGTGAGGTGTATTTTAGAAAATTAGAGCACGAAATGTTTGTAGAATTACTAAACTCTCCAGAAAATATAATTATCGGATTGGGCGGAGGAACTCCATGTTATGCTAATAATCACGAATTGTTAAAGGGTGAGAATGTTGCTTCTATATATTTAAAAGCATCTATTGATACTTTATATAATAGATTGGTCTACAATAAAAGTAAACGTCCTTTAATTGCAAATATGAATGAAGAGGAAATGAGAGAGTTTATCGCGAAGCATTTATTCGACAGAAGTTTTTACTACAATCAAGCACAATACAAGGTTGTGGTAGATGATAAATCTGTCGAAGAAACGGTTCAGGATATTTTAGAAATTTTAGCTTAAAGAAGCGTAATCGCCATTTTCAGAATTAAAAATAACTTGTACATGTTCTAATAATGATGTTGAAAGAGAAATTCCTTTAAAATCTGCTTTTACAGGGTATTTTTTATGATTTCTGTCAACAAGTACCGCTGTTTTGAATTTCTTAAGCGGAACATCTAAGAAATGACGAAC from Flavobacterium sp. YJ01 carries:
- a CDS encoding shikimate kinase — protein: MRKIVLLGYMGCGKSTIAQNLSKITKIPFLDLDHCIEKRANLSINEIFSQHGEVYFRKLEHEMFVELLNSPENIIIGLGGGTPCYANNHELLKGENVASIYLKASIDTLYNRLVYNKSKRPLIANMNEEEMREFIAKHLFDRSFYYNQAQYKVVVDDKSVEETVQDILEILA
- a CDS encoding MarR family transcriptional regulator is translated as MSKEINFHFKSPEESPGYLLGQLTMFWQRKQKRVLDPLDLTQTQFVLLAALGWLSKKSNSVTQIDIANQSNSDRMMVSKVLRTLEQKGFVTRQEHKTDTRAKTIRLTDAGEMVLQKAIVEVENADLDFFSALEENLSSFNCNMVKLIDRNRIE
- a CDS encoding VOC family protein, which gives rise to MRELTFASLQVNDLEASKDFYEKKLGFEIGNTNPQACVFKYNEGQASFAIRTPLESIEGRELGVGVAIWFAVNDNVDDLKEKFIANGVTTAGQIIETPFGRAFHVLDIDGYKLTFLEAK
- a CDS encoding oleate hydratase; the encoded protein is MRKTIQIIGSGFSSLAAACYLAKQGNDVTIYEKNPTIGGRARQFKKDGFTFDMGPSWYWMPDVFERFFQDFNKKTSDYYELIKLNPAYRVYFGINDFISIYDNLEEIKFTFETIEKGSGQKLQDFIDQAKSNYDIAIKDLVYRPGVSPLELVTKETALKLNQFFSNVSSDIRKNFKNERLIQILEFPVLFLGAKPNKTPSFYNFMNYADFGLGTWHPKTGMFDVVRGIEKLALELGVTIKTNSLIEKIIVENKTAKGIVINGETIKADIVLSGADYQHSETLLEKEHRMYAEKYWESRTFAPSSLLFFVGFDKKVENVSHHALFFDVDFNQHAVDIYDNPKWPEAPLFYANFPSKTDKTAAPDGMESGFFLIPLAPGIEDNETIREEYFEKIITRFEQLTQQKIKNNIIFKRTFCKNDFVTDYNAYKGNAYGMANTLLQTAFLRPKLKSKKVKNLFFTGQLTVPGPGVPPALISGKLAAELIQKSLRS
- a CDS encoding tetratricopeptide repeat protein, coding for MKNLLASLMMLTCSIWAQSATGYFDRAMKKAEAGNTKGAIADYTKAISMNSKFVEAYQNRGVAKYKLNDLKGAQADFSKTIELDNMNSDAFTGRANVYYKLKNYQGAIEDCTASLGLNPKDYIAYNLRGLAYNDNGDKKMLAKILQKQ
- a CDS encoding MerR family transcriptional regulator, whose protein sequence is MINNIKTVFSIKDLENLSGIKAHTIRIWEKRYNVLEPMRTDTNIRFYNLQNLQKLLNITLLHEYGYKISKIATYPEEKIPQLVREIISKKNSQNYAITSFKMAMMNFDQELFFNTFDWLISEKTFKEVFKEHFLPLLKELGLLWQSETITPANEHFMSHLIKQKILIYTEALQIRKPTKTDRIFVLSLPLNEIHQIGLLYLQYEILDKGYKTIYLGESMPIENLQDLTRHFENITFVSFMTIQPDRSVINQYVKSMGQKLLQKNNEIWLMGQMVEHIDQKALNERIRIFDSMEETINMI